From Granulicella arctica:
AAGCGAAGTGGCTGATGCAACAATTGTGTCATTGGTTCCAGCTTCGTTAATGCTCAGACCAGAAATGGTAAAGACACCACCGACGGCGCTTCCTGAATGAGTCTCATTCAAAAACATTGCTCCCGCCGGGTTGGATACCAACGTCAACGTTACGTTCTTGGTGCCGTTGATGCTCGTAACGGTGTTGCCAGCCGCGTCCTCGATCGCAACCGATACAGTTCCGATCGAACCACCCACCGGTGCGCTTGAAGGTTGAGTAAGAAATCCGAGCTTTGTGGCCGGTCCGAAGGAAGTTTGGAGTTCGACCGATAGGTACTTCGTCGAGAAGCTGGTAGTAGCCACATCCTGCCGACCATCTCCGTTGAAATCCCCAACCACTGCTGCATAGGGTGCAGCCGCAGCCTGGTAGGCGCTCACAGGCAGGAACGTACCGTCTCGCCGACCCAGGAGTATTCCGATCGCTGAGTTAGCGAAATTTGTGACGATCAGGTCCTGGATACCGTCGCCATTCATATCTCTCGCCAATATTGAACTGGGTTCCGTGTTTGCGGAGTAAGAAACCTGCGGCAAAAATGCTCCAGTCCCGTTATTCAGAAGCACACTGACGGTATTAGCGCCGAGATTAGCCACGGCCAGGTCATTTGACCCGTCACCGTTGAAGTCACCGATAGCTACACCATAGGGGTCGACCCCGGTCGCGTACGTAGTCTGTGGCAAGAACTGCCCGTGAGTGTCGTTGAGAAACACTCCCACAGTGTTCGCCCTGACATTCCAGACTACGATGTCAGGAAATCCATCGTTATTCAGGTCACCAACTGCGGTGCCGATCGGATAGTCGCCCGTCGCATAGGTTGACGCCACTCCAAAAGTGCCATCACCCTTACCTGGAAGTACGCTCAGGGTCTTGTCGCTGTTATTCGTCACAACGAGGTCCAGGAAACCATCTTTGTTGAAGTCGCCCGCCGAAACCCCATAAGGCACTTTGCCGACGCTATACGTATGCGTAGGTGACGACTGAAA
This genomic window contains:
- a CDS encoding FG-GAP repeat domain-containing protein, whose amino-acid sequence is MRFIRELTISSLGFLIGRAAGKTLIVSALMVLVGSLHSVGVAQSTLEPGLAAPLQYVTGATSEASLIPVTADFNGDGVTDIAVTNLTNSSVSILFGLSNGSFQAPVNYMVGYGPYGIAAADLNGDGKPDLAVVNGGDGTVSILLNQGGGVFQSSPTHTYSVGKVPYGVSAGDFNKDGFLDLVVTNNSDKTLSVLPGKGDGTFGVASTYATGDYPIGTAVGDLNNDGFPDIVVWNVRANTVGVFLNDTHGQFLPQTTYATGVDPYGVAIGDFNGDGSNDLAVANLGANTVSVLLNNGTGAFLPQVSYSANTEPSSILARDMNGDGIQDLIVTNFANSAIGILLGRRDGTFLPVSAYQAAAAPYAAVVGDFNGDGRQDVATTSFSTKYLSVELQTSFGPATKLGFLTQPSSAPVGGSIGTVSVAIEDAAGNTVTSINGTKNVTLTLVSNPAGAMFLNETHSGSAVGGVFTISGLSINEAGTNDTIVASATSLTSASSNPFNITAATQTTKPTHRK